The region TAGCTTTCATTTCCTCTCGTTCGCTCACTCTATATGACGCTTCTTCTAGCGAGAGACTTCCATCCTTAGAGTCAATGGCGAGGAAATAATCTATCTTTTCACGTACCCCTTTTTCTGCAAGCGTTTTTGCCCAAGGGGTATTCTCTAAATGGGTTAATTCAACCATTTCATTGGTTGGCGAGTCGCAGTAAATGAATGCAACTTGCTCAAGAATCCTTAATTCACGAGGAGAAAAGAACTCATCACTAAATTTTTGTTTTGCTAGGATATGTTGGAAATCTTTTTTTGTGGAAATCGAGATTGCCGCGTTCATGTCAGCTTGCATACCCGATGTTAATTCTCCCCAAACCTTCACTGGAACTGGCCCAAAATCCCAGGCATAATAATCCATTTCAGTAACAGACTTACCGGTTTGCCTAAAATGAATGAAGTCCAAAAAATACAACAACTTCATAAGCTTTGTCTTGCCGCAATAGTTGGTATTTTTGGCAAAATACAAAATAGCGTTGATTAATTTTTCGCGGGAGAAGGTAATCATGATGTTTTTT is a window of Desulfobulbaceae bacterium DNA encoding:
- a CDS encoding DUF4065 domain-containing protein, with amino-acid sequence MITFSREKLINAILYFAKNTNYCGKTKLMKLLYFLDFIHFRQTGKSVTEMDYYAWDFGPVPVKVWGELTSGMQADMNAAISISTKKDFQHILAKQKFSDEFFSPRELRILEQVAFIYCDSPTNEMVELTHLENTPWAKTLAEKGVREKIDYFLAIDSKDGSLSLEEASYRVSEREEMKAIFGTT